The Miscanthus floridulus cultivar M001 chromosome 7, ASM1932011v1, whole genome shotgun sequence genome includes a region encoding these proteins:
- the LOC136465023 gene encoding uncharacterized protein codes for MLSAPATGYGQNTEPNTVCILDPRAQTERDSVLVRAEGAILLPLSLVLPILLRIFSVAGSEASSRRRCQRSAAMDDDEFLSDGESTNGESEDDLPNNSEEETSDPFNDGEFAKFVEKKGKARGSGVQTGKSIRTVRGRGKGKLSGAAGTSERPGSRFNSKYFGEKIIAKLDERKKKIIRHHGFGILLEYDGCSAPRGFVQWIADQVDVSCSDIVVGGKVIPLDPLSVHLFLGLPNDGEDIKENYTESTKSNFLSAIKEPSLPTIKTFGDKLVGGTLSDDDVLRYFMVVALSTFLCANSSTYPSP; via the exons ATGTTGAGCGCGCCCGCTACCGGTTATGGACAAAACACCGAACCCAACACTGTTTGTATTCTCGATCCGCGCGCCCAGACAGAAAGGGACTCGGTGCTTGTCCGGGCGGAGGGGGCGATTCTTCTTCCTCTGTCCTTGGTCCTCCCCATCCTGCTGCGGATCTTCTCCGTCGCCGGTTCGGAGGCTTCGTCGCGGCGGCGCTGCCAGAGGTCGGCAG CCATGGATGATGATGAGTTTCTTTCTGATGGTGAGTCTACAAATGGTGAGAGTGAGGATGATCTTCCTAACAACTCAGAAGAGGAAACCTCTGATCCTTTCAATGATGGCGAG TTTGCTAAGTTTGTTGAGAAGAAAGGGAAAGCAAGGGGTTCAGGTGTCCAGACTGGAAAG AGTATCAGAACAGTTAGAGGTAGAGGTAAAGGGAAATTGAGTGGCGCTGCAGGTACATCAGAGAGACCAGGAAGTAGGTTTAATAGCAAGTACTTTGGAGAAAAGATAATAGCAAAGTTGGATGAGCGCAAAAAGAAAATTATCAGGCATCATGGCTTTGGAATTTTACTGGAGTACGATGGTTGCTCAGCACCCAGAGGCTTTGTGCAATGGATAGCAGATCAAGTAGATGTGAGTTGTAGTGACATAGTAGTTGGAGGGAAAGTGATTCCATTGGATCCATTGTCAGTCCATCTCTTTTTAGGGCTTCCAAATGATGGTGAAGATATTAAGGAGAATTATACTGAGTCTACGAAGAGCAACTTCCTTTCAGCAATCAAAGAGCCCTCTTTGCCCACGATCAAGACATTTGGGGACAAGTTGGTAGGAGGCACGTTATCTGATGATGACGTGCTTCGATACTTCATGGTTGTAGCCTTGTCTACATTTCTTTGTGCTAATTCTAGTACTTATCCGAGCCCGTAG